One Panicum virgatum strain AP13 chromosome 3N, P.virgatum_v5, whole genome shotgun sequence DNA segment encodes these proteins:
- the LOC120665165 gene encoding uncharacterized protein LOC120665165, whose product MPPAPSAGGGGGAATPRSKPQSPLRITHDGEFYARLLTRESSLGNPSFRYYGAGPGAVPFVWESQPGTPKDAYSSSRMMLAVGAGAPVITPPPSYHLRGAPLGHSARRHGKAGGGRYSGCRLRWIKVGFIATVFRRLGFGKSCRSSSSSVKPSPSTRWLFSGSNAAEARDQEYCGAYDKPAPPPTRTKRVLCLGVRPSPWMVQFCSGQQEQAGWVYGWRP is encoded by the coding sequence ATGCCGCCCGCtcccagcgccggcggcggcggcggcgcggcgacgccgCGCAGCAAGCCGCAGAGCCCGCTGCGCATCACGCACGACGGCGAGTTCTACGCGCGCCTGCTCACCAGGGAGTCGTCCCTGGGAAACCCGTCCTTCCGCTACTACGGCGCGGGGCCCGGCGCCGTGCCCTTCGTGTGGGAGTCGCAGCCGGGCACGCCCAAGGACGCCTACTCCTCCTCCCGGATGATGCTGGCCGTGGGCGCCGGCGCGCCCGTCATCACCCCGCCGCCCTCCTACCACCTCCGCGGCGCGCCGCTCGGCCACAGCGCCCGGCGCCACggcaaggccggcggcggcaggtacAGCGGGTGCAGGCTCAGGTGGATCAAGGTCGGCTTCATCGCCACCGTCTTCCGCCGCCTCGGCTTCGGTAAGTCCTGCaggtcctcgtcgtcgtcggtcAAGCCCTCGCCGTCCACCCGCTGGCTCTTCTCCGGCTCCAACGCCGCCGAAGCCCGCGACCAGGAGTACTGCGGCGCCTACGAcaagcctgcgccgccgccgacgaggacgaagAGGGTGCTCTGCCTCGGCGTCCGCCCGAGCCCGTGGATGGTGCAGTTCTGCAGCGGCCAGCAGGAGCAGGCCGGCTGGGTGTACGGCTGGCGCCCGTAG